Genomic DNA from Planctomycetota bacterium:
CAATCCATAATCCAGCATTATCTTGTCTTCCACCTGGCTCATGACCAAGTCCTTTTGCGGACGCCGGGCCTCGATGTCTTTGGTGGTGACAAAACTCAATGCGTCACTGCCTGAGCCCCAGCCATAAGACAGGTTCAGGATTCGTTCCTCCGGATTGGCATTATCCAAAATATGCGCCAGCGGAATTAGCGACGAGGCGCTGCCGCAATCGCCGATATAAGATGTCAGGACATAGGGCATGACAATGAACATATCCAGGCCTAATTTGCCCGCGCCCATCATCGGCTGGATGCCGTTGCCCTGATGGATGGCCACATAGTTAAAGTCCTTTTTGGGGTCGAGATTGAGTTTGGCGAACAGCCGTTCCCCGGCCGGAGCCACGTGTTCCAACAATCCCCAACTGGAGATATAGCCCATCCAGCCGCCGCCTAATTGGATGTAGCGCTCGCCTTCGGTCCGGAAATAGTCAGCCAGGTCAGATGAATACGAGACAAAGCCCTCTAATTTGGCAATCAACTTATCCTTACCGATGATACAGGCAAACGCGCCGGCTGAAGCCGCGTATTCCATCTGGGTGCCGGGCGGGAAGTGGCGGTTGAGGGTATCAGTGCCGATAGCCAGGACATAGTCAGCCATGCCTGATGCCACGAATGCCGATGCCGTAATCATAGCCGAGGTGCCGGACTTGCCGGCGAACTGGATGTCATAGGCGATAATATCCTTGCGCAGGCCCAGGGCGTCCTGGACCACGGTCGCGGCCGGCTTGGTGGCATAAGGATTGGTGCCGGAGCCGAACAGCACCGCGCCGATTTGCTCGCGCTTCAGGCCGGAGCGGTCCAGGGCAATCTGCGCCGCGGCTACGGCTAATGTGATAGAGTCCTCATCAGGCATCAGCACAGCCCGTTCCCTCAAACTCATCCGGTCGAATATCTCCGGTGTGACATTGCGCCAGACCTTGTAGATGTCCTGGACGTCAATCCGGTGCTTGGGGATATATGTTCCGTAACTGACAATACCTGTTTGCATCTTTAGTCCTCTCTAATAAAACATAAACCGCAGATGAACACAGATGAACGCCGATAATATCTGTGTTTATCCATTAAGAATTTGATAAAACTAATCTTTTATATTCCAGCTTGGGTTTACCAAAGTTAAGAATCAGGCCTACATGGTATTTACTTGCCTTCAAGTAATTCAATACCTGGGCTTCGTGTAAATTTATTATTGCCTCCACCGCCTTTAATTCAACGATTACTTTGTTATCAACGATGACATCAGCAATATAATCGCCAGCCATAATTTCCTTATATTCAACTTCAATTTTCTTCTGTTGTTCTACTTTTAGGCATCGTTGTTTCAGTTCATACACCAAAGGCCTTTCATACATCTTTTCTGAGAAACCGCACCCCAAAATATTGTGGACCTCAAATGCCGCATTCAGTATCTTAGAGGTTATATCCTTATGTTCAAATCTATTATTTTCCGCCATAAGTATAGATATACGCAGATAATTTATCTGTGTTTATCTGCGTTCGCTATCGCGGTCTCTGCTGAGTTCATCTGTGGTTTAAAGTTACCATTCTTTTCCGGAATGGTCAAATAATATCAAATTCCCATTTGTCCTGATTTTCTTTGAGTTATTTGGCCTTTTATGGTAATATACCTCTATGAAACGGCTCATCTTATTGGCACACGACAAGAAGGACGAACGGGAATATTACCGAAATCTCCTCTGTGAAAGTGAGCGCGGTTACGAGGTGGACACGGCCTCCTGCGGCGAGGAAGCCATAGCCAAGGCGGCCAAGCACGAATACGGCGTGATTATCCTGGATGTGCTCATGCCCAACACCCGGGTGGACGAGTCAGCCGGACGGTGCAACCAGTTAGGCGGCATCTACGCCCTGGAGAAGATTCGCCAGTTAAAGCCCTGGGTACCGGTGATTATGTTCAGTTACAAGGAACTGAGCGACGAGATTATGGACCAGGCCCGGGCATTGAATATATTCGATTACTTAGTCCGCTACCATTCGCACAGCGACCTGAAGCTGGTTACCCGGGTTAATAACGCCGAGGAGATTTATCTGGAGCGCAAGAAGTCGCTGGCCGAGCATTCCGAGATTATCTATAAGAGCAGCCGGATGGAATCAGCGGTCCTGAAGGCGCGCACCGTGGCCAGGTCCGATACGCCGGTGCTGATTCTGGGCGAGACCGGGGTAGGTAAGGAACTGATTGCCGATGAGATTTATAAAGCCAGCCCGCGCAATGGCAAGCCGTTCCTGCAGATGAATTGCGCGGCCATACCCGAAACCCTGATTGAGAGCGAAATCTTCGGCCACGAGCAGGGCTCGTTTACCGGCGCTATCAGCAAACGCCGGGGACTGCTGGAACTGTCCGACAAAGGCGTGCTGTTCCTGGACGAAATCGGCGATATGGCCCTGTCCACCCAGGCCAAGCTGTTGCGGGCGATTGAGGAGCAGGAATTCCGGCCGGTGGGCAGTGAAAAGACACTCAAGGTGGATGTCCGGATTATCTGTGCCACCAACAAGAACCTGGAAGAGATGGTCCGCAAGGAGCAGTTCCGGGACGACCTCTATTACCGCATCTGCAATGATAAGATTATGATTCCGCCGTTGCGGGAACGGACTGAGGATATCGGCCCGCTGGTTGAGGCGTTTACCAATGAGTTCAACCGGAAATACCACCGCCAGATTAAGGTGGATGCCAAGGTGGTTAAGCGGCTGGAATCATACCCGCTGCCGGGCAATGTCCGGGAATTAAAGAGCATCATCTTTGCCGGGCTGTCCCGTTTATACCGCAATGAAGAGACGCTGACCGAGAACCATCTGGAATGCCGCATCTTCACCGACGAGGCCGTTAAAATGGTCTGCGATACCGGTCTTATCCCGGAGAATAAATTGCAAGAGCAGGTCTCGCTGGGCTGTATTGACTTGGATAAATTCGTGGATGACATCCGAGAAAGGTGCGTCCGGATAGCCCTGGAAAAGAGTAATCATAACGCGGAAAAGGCCGCCCAACTCCTCAAGATTAATCCGCATACGCTGAGGAGATGGGTTCGGGAGGATAAAGGCGATGCGAAACCAGAACCACAGATTAACACAGATTAACACAGATGGAAAAGATTATCCGTGTTTATCAGCGTGTATCTGCGGTTATAATTTTGCACGAATTGTGCAGGAATGCACGGGAAAACAGGCAGTTATGAGTTATAAGTTATGAATTATGAAGCGGGAAAGATGCTATAACCCCAATAGATTTAAGGGCTTAATTCATAACTCATAATTAATAACTGATAATTACCGTTTTGGCATGGTATTTGCTATTTATCTGACTGTTAGGCTAGATGCAGCCGAAGGCGGCTCGGGACGTTACAGTCAGTTATCCCGACGAATGTCGGGATATAGAGTAAGCAGATTAAGCGGAGTAGACGGATTAAGCAGATTCATTGAGTCGGTAAAAGGTGATATTTATGCCATTAGAAGAAATCCTTAATAACAATCAGGAGTTCTTGAAGAGCCGGACATTTACTGATACAGAATACCAGCATACTGCCAAACCGCGCAAGCATTGGGCTATCGTGACCTGTATGAGCTCTAATCTGGTGGGTTTTATCCATCAGGCATTGGGTTTCAAGCGGGGCGATGCGGTTTTTATCCAGAACGCCGGCAATACCATTACGCCTTATGATAACAGCATCATTCGCTCTCTGGCTGTGGCTATCTATACGCTGGATGTCAAGGAAGTAGCAATCATCGGGCATACTAATTGTGGGATGAAGATGGATGTGGCGCCTCTGACCGATGCCTTTGCCAAATACGGCAAGACCCGGGAGATGTTCAAGGATGTGGATTTGAGGGAATGGTTTGGATTGATACCAGGCGAGGAGATAAATATCCGCAAGGTGGTTGATGCCATCAAGCAATCGCCGTTTATTCCTCAGGAGATTCTGGTTTACGGTCTGATGATTGACAGCAAGGGCCAGATAAAAGAGGTTTACCGGCATCAGCAGATGGCTTCAACCGCGCCGGCTGCTAAGGTGACGGTTGAATCTCTGATTCCGGTGGCAGAAGAGGTAAAACAACCGGTTAAACCAACGCAGAGGCCAGCGCAGCCGCCCCAAAAGACGGCCGAGCAAAAACGTAGCAGTAAGAACGACGCCTACGAGGATTTTCTAAAGAGAACCGGCAAGGATTTTCTTAGATATACGAAGGACACCAAACCACCTGAAAGAAGATAAGGATAGAACTTTTGCGAAATGACTCTTCTGTCATTGCGAGCGACTTTAGGAGCGTGGCAATCCTTATTTATGTGGCAAGCATGAGATTGCTTCGTCGCTTTGCTCCTCGCAATGACAGACGGGATATCGCAGAAGTTTAGCAAGGAGATAATATATGACAATGCTGGAAATGGTTTTTGTCGGGTGCTTTTTCCTGGGCCTGGCATATGCCGTAATTTCCTCAATCTTCGGCGGTATTTTTGGCGGGGCTGAGGGCGGCGGGGAAGGCGGGGCCGAGGGCGGGCACTTTGATATTGACCACGATATTGTCGGGCATGTAGATACCGACGGCAGTTCAGATACCGGCACGATTCATTTCTCGCCTTTAAGTCCGGTAGTGGTGGCGATGTTTATTACGGCCTTCGGCGCTATGGGCATGATTTGCCTGAAGGTGTTCAAATGGTCGCCTTATCCGAGCATGGCTATTGCGGTATTGACCGGACTGGTCATAGCTACTGTTACGTTCATTATTTTTACCATGCTTTTCAAGGCCACCCAGGGAAGCAGTGAGGCAATATTAACCGACATTGTCGGCAAGGAAGTCGAGGTGATTACCACCATCCCGGCAGATGGGCTGGGCGAGGTGGCTTATGTCTCCAGAGGGACGCGTTACACGGCCTCGGCCCGGGCCGCCCATAAGAACGAGATAAAATCACATTCGGTGGTAACGGTGGAAAAGATAGTCGGAAATACGTTTTACGTTAAGCCCACGGAAGGGGCGAAGGTATTATAATATTTTTAATAATAAGCCCCGATATTCATCGGGGTTAAGAGCCGGTCCCTGACGGGACCCACTGGGTCTCTGTGAGACTCCCTGTGGTCGTAACGACCACAGGTTTAACCGGCTCTAAGAGAAGGGGAGGAATAATATGGAAGGATATGGCTGGATGGCCTTCGGGAGCGTTGCGGTAGTAATCGTCCTGATAATCCTATTAAGGATGTATGCCAATCGCTATACCAAGGTCGGACCGAATGAGGTCATGGTAATTTCCGGACGACAGCATCGCACGATGGATGGCCGGCCTGTGGGTTTCAGGATAGTCAAGGGCGGCGGCACGTTTGTCTGGCCGATATTTGAAAAGGCCGACATACTTTCTTTAGAGTTGCTGACTTTGGATGTCAGGTTAAAAGAGGTCTATACGATTACCGGCGTGTCTGTTAACGTGGACGGCGTAGCCCAGGTCAAGATTAAAGGCGAAGACCAGTCCATTCGGACCGCGGCGGAACGGTTTTTGGGCCGGAGCGAGGAAGAAATAAAGATGATTGCCTTGCAGACCGTGGAAGGCCATCTGCGTGGCATCGTCGGCACGCTGACCATAGAAGATATCTACAAAAACCGGGATGCCTTTGCCCAGAAGGTCCAGGAAGTATCGGCCGGAGACCTGGCCAATATGGGGCTGAGCATAGATTCGTTTACCCTGCGCGATATCAAGGATGACCACGGGTATTTGGAGGCATTAGGCAAGCCGAGAGTGGCCCAGGTCAAGCGGGATGCCACGATTGCCCAGGCCGAGGCAGACCGTGACGCCCTTATCAAGAGTTCACAGGCCAACCAGGCCGGACAGGAGGCGAAATTCGCCGCTGATACCAAGGTGGCTGAGGCAAACCAGACTTTTGAAGTCAAGCGCGCCGGGTATCAAGTGAATATTAACCGGCAAAAGGCCGAGGCCGATCTGGCTTATGACCTGCAGAAATACAAGACCAATCAAGCGGTCAAGGCCGAAGAAATCCAGGTCATGGTGGTGGAAAAGGAACGGATGATTGACGTCCAGGAAAAGGAAATCAGCCGTAAGCAGAAGGAACTGGAAGCCACTATTTCCCGGCCGGCTGACGCCGAGAAATACCGGATTGAGACCCTGGCTAATGCCCAGAGATTCAAACTGATAACCGAGGCCGAAGGCCAGGCCAACGCCACCAAAAATATCGGTATCGGCGAATCAGAGGCCACCCGCGCCAAGGGTTTAGCCAGCGCGGATGTTATTAAGGCCACCGGATTCTCCGAAGCCGAGGCCATGGCTAAGAAAGCCGATTCCTGGAAGGCGTATAATGAAGCGGCGGTTATCCAAATGGTGATTGAAAGACTGCCTGAGATTGCCCGGGCCATTGCCGAACCGCTGACCAAAACCGAGAAAATTGTGGTTATCAATCAAGGGGGCGACTCGGCTGGCGCAAATAAGGTTACCAAGGATGTCACCAATATCATCGCCCAATTGCCGCCGATACTGGAATCGCTGACCGGGTTAAAGCTGGAAGAGCTGATTAAGAAGATTCCGCAACTGGGCACCCTTAAGCAGGGTGAGGAAAAGAGGAAATAGTTTACTAAATAGGAATAGCCCCTGCCCCGAATGTTTTCGGGGCGGGGGTTTTTTTATTCTATATTAAATCCTGTCAGAGTGCCGTCCGCAGTTTCCCACTTAATATCCACGCTTGTTACCCTGGCCGAGTCCGGGCCCTGTTGGCACCATTTTACCATTTCATCTATTTTGTCTTTCGGGCCTTCAAAGACGGTTTCCACCTGGCCGTTGGCGAGGTTCCTGACCCAGCCGGTTAAGCCTAGCTTATGAGCGGTTTCAAAGGTATAATGCCGGAAGAATACGCCCTGGACTATGCCGGAGATGTGTAAATGAGCCCGGACTTTATTCATATTATGGACTAGCTTATTAACAACCCCCTTACCCCCTTTGTTAAGGGGGAATATGGGAATCTAATCAGTGGAATCTGTGTCATCTGTGGTTCCGAAGAGCTTCAGCCATTTGGGCACATCAGCCGGTTTTAGGCCGGTGAATTTCTCAATTGGGTCTTCCTTTATGTCTGTAGAGATATCTTTGTCTTTGAGCAACAGTTCTACGGCAAATTCCTGCGATGAGATAATCTTGACCCGCTTATTTCTGAGCGTTTCTGCCAGGGCCCGGTCTGATGTGACCGCGCATACATCAGAGCGGCGGGGTTTATCCTGGATATATTCTGATACCAGGTTGATAATATGCTCATCAGCCGTGGTTCTGCCCGGGGAAAACACCACTCTGACATTGCCGGATTCCCTTTCCTGCGGGTAATGACTGACGGTCTTATCGCCGTCAAAGACCACGATGATGCGGTATTTCTTCTTTATATTGTAGGATTTGAGTTGTGCCACGAGATTGTCGCGCAGGGTTTCCAGCTGGTTGGGCTTTATGTTGTCAGACAAGTTAAGCCCGCTAAAAAGCAGATTATATCCGTCAATTAACAGAATCATTATAGATTCAGGATGCGTTGGATATCATTAAAAAATGTGAAGGCGACCAGCAATAAAAGGATAAATAGGCCGGCATATTGGGCAATCGCCTGGGCCTTGATACTGACCGGCGAGCCCTTTATCCTTTCAACAAAGCAAAAGACAATCGTGCCGCCGTCCAAAACCGGGATAGGTAGGAGATTAAGGATAGCCAGGTTGATGCTGATAAGGGCCAGGAGCCAGAGAAAATCACCCGCGCCTTCCTGGGCCATCCGATAAGAAACCTGGATGATGCCAATCGGTCCGGCCAGGCCTTTTACCGATTCTTCTCCCTGGAAGAGTTTCCTTATCATCTGGTAGGTTAAGAGTCCCAAATCCAGCGTTTCATTAGCGCCTTCAACGACGGCTGAAACAAGAGAGTATCTGGTAACGACTCGCTTGAATTTTAACCCGAGTCCCAGGTCTCCCTTGGCGGTTGGCGTGGGGGTAAGGGTAAACGTTTGTCTGGTTGAGGTCGGCGCCGCCTTGAGCACCGTGATTTCTATCGGAACGCCGCCGGTTTTATGCACGAATGCCTGCAAATCTGATAAATCTGAGATACCGGTTTTTACTTGTCTGCCGTTCTTGTCCTGCGCCTTTGCCTGGACAATCCGGTCTCCGTAAGCCAGGCCGAGTCCGGCTAAAGCAGAACCGTCTTTCACTTCGCCTATTTCATTGGTAAATCCGCCGGATATGCCGATGAATCCCTTGCCGCCCTTGTCCGCATCAACCATGACATTCATAAGCAGGGTTTCATCCTTGGAGAACCAGTGTTCCCTTATGACGGTTAGTTTTAGCTCTTTGCCGGCTGAGGTCGTGACGACATCGGTAAATTTATTCCAGAACTTTAGCGGCTCAGTATTGATGACGGTTATCCGGTCGCCTTTCTTGAGTCCGGCCTTTGCCGCTGGGCCGTCTTTGGTCACTCCGGAGATTACCACCGGTATGATTCCTTCGATACCGATATCATAAAAAGGCTTCGGCGTAGCGGTGACGGTTTTTATCTCGCCGTTTGGCGTGCGGATTTTTATGGCGGTCGGCAGTCCGGCCCTTTGCGAGATAGCCGCGGATATTTCGCTGGCGGATAAGGTCACCTCGCAGTTGACCTCCAGTATTTCATCGTTGGGTTTCAGCCCGGCTGTTTCAGCCGGCGAGCCCTGGGAGACGGATTCAACAATGTTGCTGGGCGGCAGGACGCCCATGCCCGTAGAGCCCCTGGCGATAATATCTACGATAACCTCCTGGCCGTTTCTGTTTACTTTTAGTTTAAGAGGGGTATTTATGGGAGTCCGGACAATATTGCGGAGGTAGTCATTCTGGCTCTTGACCGGATATTCCGAATCCCGGCCTTCAGGCGAGGTCTTGATGACGGACCGGATAATATCGCCTTTTTGGAGCGAGCTGTTGGCCTCGCTTGAGCCGGGCCGGATTGCGCCGACCGACGGAGACATCAGGGTTACGCCGATAAGATAGGCGATGATGCAGAAAGGGAAGGCGAATATGAAGTTCATCAAAGCGCCGGCCACCAGGACCTTGGCCCGGGTCAGGGGCGGCTTGGATGACATCTCGTCGGGAGCGCCCTTGGTGTCCGGGGAACTCATAAATTCCCCGGCCGGCTTGACAAAACCGCCCAGGGGTATCAGGGCGATGCGGTATTCGGTCCCGCCTCTGGTTATTTTCCAGAGCGGCGGTCCGAATCCGATGGAAAATACCTCTATTCTGATGCCGGCCCGCCGGGCCACGATAAAATGCCCGAGTTCGTGCAGGAAGATGATGATGCCTAATCCCAGCAATACCATGATAATACCCTGGGAAGTGCTTAAAAATTCGGTCATTATTTTACGCTCCTCTTAGACCCAGCGTTTGTCTTTTTCCGGCAGATAAGCGCGGGGTTATGTTCATTAGTTGTTTTCTGGCCCATTGGTCTGCCATGGCGATATTATTCAAGGTGGCTTTAAGCGGTTTATATGCTTTTAGCACCCGGCTGACCAGTTTAGTAATATCGGTAAAAGCCGCCTTTTTCTGCAGGAATAATTTAACGGCCTCTTCGTTGGCAGCATTCAGGACTGCGCCGGTAGTGCCGCCCCGGCGGATGGCTTCATAGCCGAGCAACAATGCCGGGAATCGTTTGGTGTCCGGCGGGAAGAATGTATGCGCCTGAGAGAAATCCAGCGGTTTTACCTGGGAAGGCACCCGGTTGGGATGGGTTAAGGCATACTGGATAGGCAGTTTCATATCCGGATTGTTCATCTGGGCGATTACCGAACCGTCCGTAAATTCCACCATGGCGTGGATGATGGACTGGGGATGGATAACCACGGATATTTTATCAGCCGGCAGGTTGAACAGGTGGTGCGCCTCGATTATTTCCAGGGCTTTATTCATCAGAGTGGCAGAATCAACCGTGATCTTCGGGCCCATCTTGTAAGTCGGGTGGTTCAGGGCCTGGGCCGGCGTGACCTTGCCCAGTTGCTTTCTGGATAGTTTATAAAAAGGCCCGC
This window encodes:
- a CDS encoding acylphosphatase yields the protein MNKVRAHLHISGIVQGVFFRHYTFETAHKLGLTGWVRNLANGQVETVFEGPKDKIDEMVKWCQQGPDSARVTSVDIKWETADGTLTGFNIE
- a CDS encoding NfeD family protein, whose amino-acid sequence is MTMLEMVFVGCFFLGLAYAVISSIFGGIFGGAEGGGEGGAEGGHFDIDHDIVGHVDTDGSSDTGTIHFSPLSPVVVAMFITAFGAMGMICLKVFKWSPYPSMAIAVLTGLVIATVTFIIFTMLFKATQGSSEAILTDIVGKEVEVITTIPADGLGEVAYVSRGTRYTASARAAHKNEIKSHSVVTVEKIVGNTFYVKPTEGAKVL
- a CDS encoding GxxExxY protein, giving the protein MAENNRFEHKDITSKILNAAFEVHNILGCGFSEKMYERPLVYELKQRCLKVEQQKKIEVEYKEIMAGDYIADVIVDNKVIVELKAVEAIINLHEAQVLNYLKASKYHVGLILNFGKPKLEYKRLVLSNS
- a CDS encoding sigma-54-dependent Fis family transcriptional regulator, with the translated sequence MKRLILLAHDKKDEREYYRNLLCESERGYEVDTASCGEEAIAKAAKHEYGVIILDVLMPNTRVDESAGRCNQLGGIYALEKIRQLKPWVPVIMFSYKELSDEIMDQARALNIFDYLVRYHSHSDLKLVTRVNNAEEIYLERKKSLAEHSEIIYKSSRMESAVLKARTVARSDTPVLILGETGVGKELIADEIYKASPRNGKPFLQMNCAAIPETLIESEIFGHEQGSFTGAISKRRGLLELSDKGVLFLDEIGDMALSTQAKLLRAIEEQEFRPVGSEKTLKVDVRIICATNKNLEEMVRKEQFRDDLYYRICNDKIMIPPLRERTEDIGPLVEAFTNEFNRKYHRQIKVDAKVVKRLESYPLPGNVRELKSIIFAGLSRLYRNEETLTENHLECRIFTDEAVKMVCDTGLIPENKLQEQVSLGCIDLDKFVDDIRERCVRIALEKSNHNAEKAAQLLKINPHTLRRWVREDKGDAKPEPQINTD
- the rseP gene encoding RIP metalloprotease RseP — encoded protein: MTEFLSTSQGIIMVLLGLGIIIFLHELGHFIVARRAGIRIEVFSIGFGPPLWKITRGGTEYRIALIPLGGFVKPAGEFMSSPDTKGAPDEMSSKPPLTRAKVLVAGALMNFIFAFPFCIIAYLIGVTLMSPSVGAIRPGSSEANSSLQKGDIIRSVIKTSPEGRDSEYPVKSQNDYLRNIVRTPINTPLKLKVNRNGQEVIVDIIARGSTGMGVLPPSNIVESVSQGSPAETAGLKPNDEILEVNCEVTLSASEISAAISQRAGLPTAIKIRTPNGEIKTVTATPKPFYDIGIEGIIPVVISGVTKDGPAAKAGLKKGDRITVINTEPLKFWNKFTDVVTTSAGKELKLTVIREHWFSKDETLLMNVMVDADKGGKGFIGISGGFTNEIGEVKDGSALAGLGLAYGDRIVQAKAQDKNGRQVKTGISDLSDLQAFVHKTGGVPIEITVLKAAPTSTRQTFTLTPTPTAKGDLGLGLKFKRVVTRYSLVSAVVEGANETLDLGLLTYQMIRKLFQGEESVKGLAGPIGIIQVSYRMAQEGAGDFLWLLALISINLAILNLLPIPVLDGGTIVFCFVERIKGSPVSIKAQAIAQYAGLFILLLLVAFTFFNDIQRILNL
- a CDS encoding carbonic anhydrase; translated protein: MPLEEILNNNQEFLKSRTFTDTEYQHTAKPRKHWAIVTCMSSNLVGFIHQALGFKRGDAVFIQNAGNTITPYDNSIIRSLAVAIYTLDVKEVAIIGHTNCGMKMDVAPLTDAFAKYGKTREMFKDVDLREWFGLIPGEEINIRKVVDAIKQSPFIPQEILVYGLMIDSKGQIKEVYRHQQMASTAPAAKVTVESLIPVAEEVKQPVKPTQRPAQPPQKTAEQKRSSKNDAYEDFLKRTGKDFLRYTKDTKPPERR
- a CDS encoding 1-deoxy-D-xylulose-5-phosphate reductoisomerase, yielding MKNVVILGASGSIGRNALAAIEHLNKNTVYRFNIKALASNSNWQVTLKQIKQFKPPVVIMSDYSAYTKLRKSLPAGRTKILYGNQEIKKAVCAPDVDIVISAISGAEGLYPTLWALQARKTVALANKESLVMAGELLKTLKAFNKIIPVDSEHSGLFQILHNQQTPDHQVKRIILTASGGPFYKLSRKQLGKVTPAQALNHPTYKMGPKITVDSATLMNKALEIIEAHHLFNLPADKISVVIHPQSIIHAMVEFTDGSVIAQMNNPDMKLPIQYALTHPNRVPSQVKPLDFSQAHTFFPPDTKRFPALLLGYEAIRRGGTTGAVLNAANEEAVKLFLQKKAAFTDITKLVSRVLKAYKPLKATLNNIAMADQWARKQLMNITPRLSAGKRQTLGLRGA
- a CDS encoding flotillin family protein; translated protein: MEGYGWMAFGSVAVVIVLIILLRMYANRYTKVGPNEVMVISGRQHRTMDGRPVGFRIVKGGGTFVWPIFEKADILSLELLTLDVRLKEVYTITGVSVNVDGVAQVKIKGEDQSIRTAAERFLGRSEEEIKMIALQTVEGHLRGIVGTLTIEDIYKNRDAFAQKVQEVSAGDLANMGLSIDSFTLRDIKDDHGYLEALGKPRVAQVKRDATIAQAEADRDALIKSSQANQAGQEAKFAADTKVAEANQTFEVKRAGYQVNINRQKAEADLAYDLQKYKTNQAVKAEEIQVMVVEKERMIDVQEKEISRKQKELEATISRPADAEKYRIETLANAQRFKLITEAEGQANATKNIGIGESEATRAKGLASADVIKATGFSEAEAMAKKADSWKAYNEAAVIQMVIERLPEIARAIAEPLTKTEKIVVINQGGDSAGANKVTKDVTNIIAQLPPILESLTGLKLEELIKKIPQLGTLKQGEEKRK
- a CDS encoding hydroxymethylglutaryl-CoA synthase, with protein sequence MQTGIVSYGTYIPKHRIDVQDIYKVWRNVTPEIFDRMSLRERAVLMPDEDSITLAVAAAQIALDRSGLKREQIGAVLFGSGTNPYATKPAATVVQDALGLRKDIIAYDIQFAGKSGTSAMITASAFVASGMADYVLAIGTDTLNRHFPPGTQMEYAASAGAFACIIGKDKLIAKLEGFVSYSSDLADYFRTEGERYIQLGGGWMGYISSWGLLEHVAPAGERLFAKLNLDPKKDFNYVAIHQGNGIQPMMGAGKLGLDMFIVMPYVLTSYIGDCGSASSLIPLAHILDNANPEERILNLSYGWGSGSDALSFVTTKDIEARRPQKDLVMSQVEDKIMLDYGLATKYEYKYIRSPMMLTNYL
- a CDS encoding NYN domain-containing protein, encoding MILLIDGYNLLFSGLNLSDNIKPNQLETLRDNLVAQLKSYNIKKKYRIIVVFDGDKTVSHYPQERESGNVRVVFSPGRTTADEHIINLVSEYIQDKPRRSDVCAVTSDRALAETLRNKRVKIISSQEFAVELLLKDKDISTDIKEDPIEKFTGLKPADVPKWLKLFGTTDDTDSTD